From the Daucus carota subsp. sativus chromosome 8, DH1 v3.0, whole genome shotgun sequence genome, one window contains:
- the LOC108198516 gene encoding protein SLOW GREEN 1, chloroplastic, protein MALNSPLMMKFNLSRFRIKPKGLVAPPLNLSHTLSKPVRTTSPVVQSINAKTSSHELVFRSLRNTAVVIVFAASVMGKFQGLVSRAETKPIMTEEVTSQEETKTLVSEAIETLKQLLEQRYEARDFEESIRISRELISAQPERVEWKIALATVFKQMGDIEKAFGVLDEVLAENPTEPHALFESAAWMSFEGKEEEALERLEKALMIAKEKNNATEIRDVRLIIAQITFLQKKPDEALKSYNELEKEDPSDIRIVFLKGLLYYCTKRNAEATEQFDKYFELIPNAPPPVGDGYMTTLPKIRPPGI, encoded by the coding sequence ATGGCTCTGAACTCACCTTTGATGATGAAGTTCAACTTATCGCGCTTTCGGATCAAACCAAAAGGCCTTGTTGCACCACCTTTGAATCTATCTCACACACTCTCGAAGCCAGTCAGAACCACCAGCCCTGTTGTGCAAAGCATCAATGCGAAAACCTCCTCACATGAACTCGTTTTTCGGAGTCTCAGAAACACAGCTGTAGTGATTGTTTTCGCGGCCTCGGTGATGGGAAAGTTTCAAGGGCTAGTTAGCAGAGCTGAAACCAAGCCAATTATGACAGAAGAAGTCACTAGTCAAGAGGAAACAAAGACATTGGTTTCTGAAGCTATCGAAACACTGAAGCAGTTACTGGAACAAAGATACGAAGCCAGGGATTTTGAAGAAAGTATAAGAATCTCAAGAGAGTTGATATCAGCGCAACCAGAACGTGTGGAATGGAAAATTGCATTAGCAACAGTTTTTAAGCAAATGGGGGATATAGAGAAAGCCTTTGGGGTGCTCGACGAGGTGTTGGCTGAAAATCCGACAGAACCACATGCATTATTTGAGAGTGCAGCGTGGATGAGCTTCGAAGGAAAGGAAGAGGAGGCGCTAGAAAGATTGGAAAAGGCATTAATGATTGCTAAAGAAAAGAACAATGCTACTGAAATAAGAGATGTGAGGTTGATCATAGCTCAGATTACGTTTCTGCAGAAGAAACCAGACGAAGCACTGAAGAGTTATAATGAGCTTGAAAAAGAGGATCCTTCAGATATCaggattgtttttctgaaaGGGTTGTTATACTATTGTACCAAAAGAAATGCAGAAGCAACAGAGCAAtttgacaagtattttgaactcATACCCAATGCTCCTCCTCCTGTGGGTGATGGTTATATGACTACATTACCGAAAATTAGACCACCAGGTATTTAG